DNA sequence from the Leptospiraceae bacterium genome:
CCTTGAGAAGAATACGCTTGTTGTAAAGTATTTCGATCCCGAAAAAACTTCGTTTCATCCAAAACTTCTCCTGCATCTTCTGGCTGAAATTCTAACATAGATAAAAGTGCTGATTCCTCAAAAACAGGACGTATTTTTTCTTTGTTTTTTCGCTCAGGAGGATTGTATTCTTTGTTGATGTATTCAACATCATGTTCTATGGAATAACCACCAAAATAGCGAATCTCTCCTTCGATAAGTTTGTAATTGACAATTACTACTCGACCTTCTTCTGGTTTTTTTGGGTTTTTCCACCGAATTTCGTAGAAAGTTCCCTCAGGGTCAATTTCCGCGTTCACATATCCTTTTGATTTCGCATAAGCCACAATACGAAACTTATCTTCCTCAAACTTTGATTCTTGAAAAATCCCATCTTCGAAAATTCCTTCTTCTTTTTGTTCCAAAACCTCAATGATGTCATTAGGATTGAGATTTTTTAGTCCAATGATATTGATTTTAGAAATAGGGATATTTTTACCTTCGTCGATATAGTAAATTACAGTGACTTCGTTATCTTTTTCTTCAACTCGATACCAAACACTTGCTAAAAAATAACCTTCTTTTAGATATTTGTTTTTAAGAATCTCTACTCCACTTTTTACATCTTGTTGGTTAAAGATATCCCCTTCTTTGATGGGAAGAAGGGTCTTTAAATCTGCTTCGTAGATTTCTTCTTCCCCTATGATTTTGATCTCTTTGATTTTGGGAAGCTCTTCCACCACAATGGTGATTTGGAGGGTATCATCAGGTAGTGTTTTAGCATAAATTTTGATATTTTTGAAATTTCCCAATTTGTATAGATTTTCTATAGCAAAATTCACATCTTCTTCTTGAAACACACTATTCACTTTAAAAGGAATGTTTTCTTTTACTTCTATTTCAGAAACATTGACCAAGCCATAGACTTGGATTTTACTTATCGTTTTACCTTTGTAGTCTTCAATTTTTGATTGTATTGGTAAAAAAAATAAAATAATAGAAACCAAAAAAAACTTACTTTTCAGGTTCATTGGAGTTAATGGAAAAACCAAATTTAAAAACCAGCATTTTGTAAGATGTCATGTAATGCAACAAGAAATTCAAAAGAGTGATTTTTAATATTGATAGAATTTTTTTCAAAGAAAGTAAAAAATGTTTTGCCACAGAATTTCTTATATTTTCTCTTTATTCCATGTCATCATTCGATTTGGTTTCGTATTTGCGTTCTAATCCACCAATTGCGTTAGTTGGGGCAACTAATGATAAAACCAAATATGGAAATGTGATTTTTCATGATCTCCTCCGAAAAGGCTACACCGTGTTTCCCGTAAATCCAAGAGCTACAACCATTGATGGATATAGGGCATACAAAACCTTAGAAGAAGTAGCAAAAGAAAATACGATTGGTCTTGTTGTGTTTGTAGTTCCTCCGAAAATTACGTTAGAATTGCTGAACGACGCATTGAGGTTAAACTTAAAAAAGGTTTGGATTCAACCTGGTGCT
Encoded proteins:
- a CDS encoding CoA-binding protein codes for the protein MSSFDLVSYLRSNPPIALVGATNDKTKYGNVIFHDLLRKGYTVFPVNPRATTIDGYRAYKTLEEVAKENTIGLVVFVVPPKITLELLNDALRLNLKKVWIQPGAGDENVREFLEKHQFEFLMDACVMVMSRK